One genomic window of Sphingobacterium oryzagri includes the following:
- a CDS encoding acyl-CoA carboxylase subunit beta translates to MQELLALLQRKTEALHLGGGPDKIRKHKEKGKLTAWERVFQLLDKDKAYVEVGKFAGDEMYAEHGGCPNGGVVVVIGYICNKLCVVVSNDATVKAGAWFPITAKKNLRAQEIAMENHLPIIYLVDSAGVYLPLQDEIFPDKEHFGRVFRNNAMLSSMGIPQLSAIMGSCVAGGAYLPIMSDYALIVEGTGSVFLAGSYLVKSSIGEVIDNESLGGANTHCEISGVTDNKYPDDVSCLQAIRNIVDKFGDQPKANFSRVAAKAPVYDPEFIYSFLPEDRLKSYDMRELLKAIVDEGSMEEYKTDYGKTIICTLARIDGWAVGIVANQREIVKAKKAGNSSEMQMGGVIYSDSADKAARFIMNCNQQKIPLVFFQDVTGFMVGSRSEQGGIIKDGAKMVNAMANSVVPKFTFIVGNSYGAGNYAMCGKAYDPRLIFAWPTAKMAVMSGASAGKTLLQIHEATLKSQGVVIEQEEKDKKLAAIEEQYNAQLSPYYAASRLWVDGVIDPRETRNIISIGIESANQNPESKRYNVGVIQV, encoded by the coding sequence ATGCAGGAATTATTAGCATTACTCCAACGCAAAACCGAAGCACTTCATTTGGGCGGTGGTCCAGATAAAATAAGAAAGCATAAAGAAAAAGGGAAGCTTACTGCTTGGGAGCGTGTTTTTCAACTTTTAGATAAAGATAAAGCCTATGTCGAGGTCGGCAAATTTGCTGGTGATGAGATGTATGCAGAACATGGTGGCTGTCCTAATGGCGGCGTGGTCGTGGTGATAGGCTACATATGCAATAAGTTATGCGTCGTCGTATCTAACGATGCAACAGTAAAAGCTGGCGCCTGGTTTCCGATCACAGCAAAGAAAAACCTACGCGCGCAGGAAATTGCGATGGAAAATCATTTGCCCATTATCTATCTGGTAGATTCTGCCGGCGTATATCTGCCATTACAGGACGAGATTTTTCCGGATAAAGAGCATTTTGGCCGCGTGTTCAGGAATAATGCAATGTTATCTTCCATGGGCATTCCGCAGCTATCCGCCATTATGGGATCTTGCGTAGCTGGTGGCGCTTATCTCCCGATCATGTCAGACTATGCATTAATCGTGGAAGGAACCGGATCGGTATTTTTAGCCGGATCGTATCTTGTTAAATCGTCCATAGGCGAAGTAATTGATAATGAAAGTTTAGGTGGCGCCAACACACACTGCGAAATTTCGGGTGTTACCGACAATAAATATCCAGATGATGTGAGTTGCCTTCAAGCGATCCGAAACATCGTCGATAAATTTGGTGATCAGCCAAAAGCGAATTTTTCACGCGTAGCTGCAAAGGCGCCGGTCTATGATCCGGAGTTTATCTATTCGTTTTTACCCGAAGATCGATTAAAATCTTACGATATGCGGGAGCTGCTAAAAGCGATTGTCGATGAAGGATCTATGGAAGAATACAAAACCGACTATGGAAAAACTATTATCTGCACCTTAGCGCGTATAGACGGTTGGGCCGTGGGTATTGTTGCTAATCAACGTGAGATAGTCAAAGCAAAAAAAGCAGGCAATAGCAGCGAAATGCAGATGGGTGGTGTGATCTATTCTGACTCTGCCGATAAAGCTGCGCGGTTTATCATGAACTGCAATCAGCAAAAAATACCGTTGGTGTTTTTTCAAGATGTTACGGGTTTTATGGTCGGTTCGCGATCAGAACAGGGCGGTATTATTAAGGATGGTGCAAAAATGGTGAATGCCATGGCTAATTCTGTGGTTCCGAAATTCACATTTATCGTAGGCAATAGTTATGGTGCCGGAAACTATGCGATGTGTGGCAAAGCTTACGATCCGCGGCTCATTTTTGCCTGGCCAACAGCAAAAATGGCCGTGATGAGTGGCGCTTCAGCCGGTAAAACACTTTTACAGATTCATGAAGCTACATTAAAAAGCCAAGGTGTTGTAATTGAACAAGAAGAAAAAGATAAAAAACTGGCTGCTATCGAGGAACAGTACAATGCACAGCTTAGCCCCTACTATGCAGCTTCCAGACTGTGGGTAGACGGCGTGATCGATCCACGTGAAACAAGAAATATTATTTCTATAGGTATAGAATCGGCAAATCAAAATCCCGAGAGCAAACGATATAACGTCGGCGTTATTCAGGTTTAA
- the nadA gene encoding quinolinate synthase NadA gives MDITFERDLEAKGYIDEPVDPTLDIVAEIQRLKKEKNAVILAHYYQDAEIQDIADYIGDSLGLSQQAAKTDADMIVFAGVHFMAETAKILSPSKKVLLPDLKAGCSLSDSCPPHLFAKFKEQYPDHLVITYVNCTAELKALSDIVCTSSNAVEIVQSLPADQKIIFGPDKNLGDYVKKKTGRDMVLWNGACMVHEIFSQDKITDLRNQFPAAKFIAHPECEDHILAQADYVGSTSGMLKYTIENSAQQFIVATESGILHQMQKASPTKTFIPAPPNNVCACNDCPHMKLNTLEKLYNCLYYELPEVDLPADVIERARKPIERMLEISERFGL, from the coding sequence ATGGACATAACCTTTGAAAGAGATTTAGAGGCAAAGGGATATATCGACGAGCCTGTAGATCCAACCTTGGATATTGTTGCTGAAATACAGCGACTTAAGAAAGAAAAGAATGCTGTTATTTTGGCGCATTATTACCAAGATGCTGAAATTCAAGATATTGCAGACTATATAGGGGATAGTTTGGGATTATCGCAGCAAGCTGCCAAAACCGACGCTGATATGATCGTCTTTGCAGGCGTTCATTTTATGGCGGAGACGGCTAAGATATTGTCGCCATCAAAAAAAGTGTTGCTTCCGGATTTAAAAGCTGGATGCTCGCTTTCTGATAGTTGTCCGCCGCATCTCTTTGCCAAATTCAAGGAGCAATATCCCGACCATTTGGTGATTACGTATGTGAATTGTACGGCCGAGTTGAAAGCACTTTCAGACATAGTATGTACCTCAAGCAATGCTGTGGAGATCGTACAAAGTTTGCCGGCCGATCAAAAGATTATTTTCGGCCCGGATAAAAATTTAGGTGATTACGTGAAAAAGAAAACAGGTCGTGATATGGTTCTGTGGAATGGCGCTTGTATGGTGCACGAGATCTTTTCGCAGGATAAAATTACAGATTTGCGAAATCAGTTTCCGGCCGCTAAGTTTATCGCTCACCCAGAATGTGAAGATCATATTCTTGCACAAGCCGACTACGTAGGATCGACATCAGGCATGTTGAAATATACGATCGAAAATAGTGCCCAACAATTTATCGTGGCCACGGAATCTGGCATTTTGCACCAGATGCAAAAAGCTAGTCCGACGAAAACATTCATTCCAGCGCCACCAAATAACGTTTGCGCTTGTAACGACTGTCCGCATATGAAGCTAAACACACTGGAAAAGTTGTACAATTGTTTGTACTACGAACTTCCCGAAGTCGATTTGCCAGCAGATGTTATCGAACGAGCACGTAAGCCTATCGAACGTATGTTGGAAATTTCTGAACGTTTTGGTTTGTAA
- a CDS encoding Ig-like domain-containing protein, with product MTENSSKRLKTSKFQGIVVLGFIFLLFLSFNRCANIQKPTGGPKDSLPPKLLHESPENLSKNFRDKQIVLTFDEYIKLNNQFKEFSISPDVDVQPIYKIRKKNLIIELPDSLEANTTYTINFGKGLVDYNESNPVQNYTYVFATGDELDSLSISGSVKNGFTKTFDAKKDENVKVLLISTSQDSIFGKRKANIFVNVDTAGNFQFSNLRENTYRIYALKEQNNDRIFNGNDEWIGFLRDSIVLTKDTSNIKLEITKAYPKDFRILDKKLETTGNILLTFNKPVENTDIRIIEPAAIDATKVTRFSATNDTAKIFIENTPLDSIRLVVDRGESLKDTVLIRTNKNTKFDREIKPLLNITNKVDRTRHITLTSATPLSTVDKSKILIYEDSVSRRNFQLQQDSANSNLYHIRFNWRAKRNYELVLEEKALNSKFGDFNKESKTQFTLDESDNYGNINFQINGLDSTKQYIVELIDEQKEKVFDKRIINVNSSLVAYTNFPGGKYTLRIIYDENKNGKWDPADVYAERQAENIWYLDKTFTIRANWDQNETIVLPE from the coding sequence ATGACAGAAAATAGCTCAAAACGGCTTAAAACATCAAAATTTCAAGGTATAGTTGTTTTAGGCTTTATTTTTCTTTTGTTTTTAAGTTTTAATCGCTGTGCCAACATACAGAAGCCTACCGGTGGACCAAAGGATTCGCTTCCGCCAAAACTGTTGCATGAATCGCCAGAAAACCTGTCGAAAAATTTTAGGGACAAACAGATTGTCCTGACATTTGACGAATACATCAAACTCAATAATCAATTCAAAGAGTTTAGTATAAGTCCGGATGTAGATGTGCAACCTATCTACAAAATAAGAAAGAAAAACTTGATCATTGAATTGCCGGATTCGCTAGAGGCAAATACTACGTATACTATCAATTTTGGTAAGGGGTTAGTTGATTATAACGAAAGTAATCCGGTACAAAACTACACCTATGTCTTTGCTACGGGTGACGAACTTGATTCCCTATCCATCAGTGGGTCGGTGAAAAATGGTTTTACAAAAACGTTCGATGCTAAAAAAGATGAGAATGTCAAGGTACTTCTTATATCGACTTCTCAAGATAGTATTTTTGGTAAACGCAAAGCTAATATTTTTGTCAACGTCGATACAGCCGGTAACTTCCAATTCTCCAATCTGCGCGAAAATACTTACCGCATTTATGCGCTCAAAGAACAAAATAATGACCGCATATTTAATGGCAACGACGAATGGATCGGTTTTCTTCGTGACAGCATTGTGCTGACAAAAGACACGAGCAACATTAAGTTGGAGATCACGAAAGCTTATCCAAAAGATTTCCGAATACTGGACAAAAAACTAGAAACTACGGGCAATATTTTATTGACCTTTAATAAACCTGTCGAAAATACCGATATTCGGATTATCGAACCAGCTGCTATTGACGCAACGAAGGTGACGCGATTTAGTGCTACAAACGATACCGCAAAGATATTTATTGAAAATACGCCGCTTGATTCGATCAGGTTAGTAGTAGATCGGGGCGAAAGCTTAAAAGATACAGTGCTTATTCGTACCAATAAAAACACAAAATTTGACCGGGAGATAAAGCCACTGCTCAATATTACGAATAAGGTAGATCGTACCCGACATATCACCTTGACCAGTGCAACGCCCTTATCAACGGTTGATAAATCGAAAATTTTAATCTACGAAGATTCCGTATCGCGTAGAAACTTTCAACTCCAACAAGATTCAGCCAATAGTAATTTATACCATATCCGGTTTAATTGGCGAGCAAAACGAAACTACGAACTGGTGTTAGAAGAGAAGGCGTTAAATAGCAAATTTGGAGACTTCAATAAAGAATCAAAAACGCAGTTTACGTTAGATGAATCAGATAATTATGGAAATATTAATTTCCAAATCAACGGATTGGATTCTACAAAGCAATACATTGTGGAATTGATTGATGAACAAAAAGAAAAGGTATTTGACAAACGCATCATCAACGTCAATTCATCTCTAGTGGCTTACACAAATTTCCCTGGTGGCAAATACACCTTACGCATCATCTACGATGAGAACAAAAATGGAAAATGGGATCCGGCTGATGTCTATGCGGAGCGCCAGGCAGAAAACATCTGGTACCTGGATAAAACATTTACCATCCGCGCAAACTGGGATCAAAACGAAACTATTGTATTGCCCGAATAA
- a CDS encoding gamma carbonic anhydrase family protein yields MATILSVKGISPTIGSSCFIAENATIVGEAVIGDHCSVWFNAVVRADVNYIRIGNYTNIQDGVVIHCTYQKNGTDIGNYVNVGHNAIVHGCVVHDYVLIGMGAIVMDRAVVESNVIIAAGAVVLEDAHLESGFLYAGIPAKKIKPLTAEQLALLKQLPHNYVHYSSWFTNS; encoded by the coding sequence ATGGCGACTATTTTATCGGTAAAAGGAATATCACCCACTATTGGGTCATCTTGTTTTATAGCTGAAAATGCGACTATTGTTGGTGAAGCCGTTATTGGCGATCATTGTTCCGTTTGGTTTAATGCAGTCGTTCGTGCAGATGTAAACTATATCCGGATAGGAAATTACACAAATATCCAGGATGGTGTGGTTATTCATTGTACCTATCAAAAAAACGGCACTGATATCGGGAATTATGTAAATGTGGGACATAATGCTATTGTACACGGTTGCGTGGTGCACGACTATGTATTGATTGGTATGGGTGCCATAGTGATGGATCGTGCAGTCGTAGAATCAAATGTGATTATAGCTGCCGGCGCTGTAGTGCTGGAAGATGCACACTTAGAAAGCGGCTTTTTATATGCCGGCATACCAGCAAAAAAGATAAAACCGTTAACTGCAGAACAACTTGCGCTGTTAAAGCAATTGCCCCATAACTACGTGCACTACAGTTCCTGGTTTACGAATAGCTAA
- the thiL gene encoding thiamine-phosphate kinase: protein MFDNKDRTNISELGEFGLIDYLTKAVEINQPSSIKGIGDDAAVLDFSNKQTLISTDLLLEGIHFDLRYVPLKHLGYKAVQVNLSDIYAMNGIASQITFSIGLSSKFPLEAVEEIYEGALIACKKFNVDLIGGDTSASAQGLVISVTSIGHVDKDKVVYRSGAKEGDLLCVSGDLGGAYVGLQLLEREKQIFLENPNIQPDLEGKDYIVERQLKPESRKDIVELFETYGIQPHAMIDVSDGLASEIIHICKASNVGCKLYEEKIPIDPMTYETAREFGLDPTVCALSGGEDYELLFTVPQEQYDKVKNQLDISIIGYITEENAGCEMVSKSGHVHSLKAQGWNAFEAEDQQNEE from the coding sequence ATGTTTGACAATAAAGATAGAACTAACATAAGCGAATTGGGCGAGTTTGGCTTGATTGATTATCTCACAAAGGCCGTAGAAATCAATCAACCCTCGAGTATCAAGGGAATTGGTGATGACGCTGCCGTATTGGATTTTTCGAATAAGCAAACACTTATTTCTACCGATCTATTGTTGGAAGGGATACATTTTGACCTGCGCTACGTGCCTCTTAAACATTTGGGTTATAAAGCTGTTCAAGTCAATCTAAGTGATATTTATGCGATGAATGGCATCGCCTCACAAATTACTTTCTCCATTGGTTTATCATCTAAATTTCCCTTAGAAGCCGTCGAAGAAATCTACGAAGGAGCGTTGATAGCCTGTAAAAAATTTAATGTGGACTTGATCGGCGGAGATACATCAGCATCAGCACAGGGCTTGGTTATTTCGGTGACCAGTATCGGACATGTCGATAAAGATAAAGTTGTGTACCGATCTGGTGCCAAAGAAGGCGATTTACTTTGCGTAAGTGGCGATCTGGGCGGCGCGTATGTAGGTCTGCAATTGTTAGAGCGCGAAAAGCAGATTTTCTTGGAAAATCCTAATATACAGCCAGATCTGGAAGGTAAAGATTACATCGTAGAACGACAATTGAAGCCCGAATCCAGAAAGGATATAGTGGAACTCTTTGAAACGTATGGCATCCAACCGCATGCTATGATAGACGTTTCCGATGGTTTAGCCTCTGAAATCATTCATATTTGTAAAGCATCCAACGTCGGCTGTAAATTGTATGAAGAAAAAATTCCTATCGATCCGATGACCTACGAAACGGCGCGCGAATTTGGACTAGATCCAACAGTATGTGCACTGAGTGGGGGTGAAGATTACGAATTGCTTTTTACTGTGCCACAGGAGCAGTATGATAAAGTTAAAAACCAATTAGATATTTCTATTATTGGATACATAACCGAAGAAAATGCAGGCTGCGAAATGGTATCCAAATCAGGCCATGTACACAGCTTAAAAGCCCAAGGATGGAATGCTTTTGAAGCCGAAGATCAACAAAACGAAGAATAG
- the nadB gene encoding L-aspartate oxidase has product MAHRTVDFLIIGSGIAGLSFALKAAELGKVLILTKSNEDESNTKYAQGGVAAVVDKSDSFAKHIADTEVAGDGLCHPQIVENVVKEAPARIKELIDYGTNFDKVDDDHYDLAREGGHSKHRILHYKDITGYEIERALLAQVKAHPNIEMLTHYFAIDLITQHHKGVHVDKSTADITCFGIYALDTRTNKIETFLSKVTLMASGGAGHVYASTTNPTIATGDGIAMVYRAKGKVRNMEFIQFHPTSLYNPKDSPAFLISEAVRGFGGILRRVDGESFMEEYDERGSLASRDIVARAIDNEMKKSGLDFVYLDITHRSKADILAHFPNIYEKCLSIGLDMTRDFIPVTPAAHYICGGIQVDDVGRTSIRNLYACGECSSTGLHGANRLASNSLLEAVVYAHRIYEHAAALFPTLAYDEEIPDWDESKVELLNEEILVTHNLRETQKLMSDYVGIVRSDFRLDRAMRRLGFLHEETEDFYKNTKLSVKLCELRNVIQVAYLIVKSATLRKESRGLHFTTDYPDRSASLTDTIL; this is encoded by the coding sequence ATGGCACATAGAACGGTGGATTTTTTAATTATTGGCTCTGGAATAGCGGGCTTGAGCTTTGCTTTAAAGGCGGCAGAATTGGGTAAAGTGTTGATACTCACTAAATCTAATGAAGATGAGTCAAATACCAAATATGCACAAGGTGGTGTAGCGGCCGTTGTGGATAAGTCTGATAGCTTTGCTAAGCATATCGCTGATACTGAGGTTGCTGGAGACGGTTTATGTCATCCACAAATTGTGGAAAACGTGGTGAAAGAGGCCCCGGCACGTATTAAAGAGCTTATTGACTATGGTACGAACTTCGATAAGGTAGATGATGACCATTATGATTTGGCGCGTGAAGGTGGGCATTCTAAGCATCGTATACTTCATTATAAGGATATAACAGGTTATGAAATAGAGCGCGCGTTATTAGCGCAGGTGAAGGCACATCCTAATATAGAGATGTTGACGCATTACTTTGCAATCGATTTGATTACACAGCATCATAAAGGTGTACATGTGGATAAGAGCACAGCAGATATTACCTGTTTCGGCATTTACGCGTTAGATACGCGCACAAATAAGATAGAAACCTTTTTAAGTAAAGTAACGCTGATGGCTTCTGGCGGCGCTGGCCACGTGTATGCCAGTACAACAAATCCTACCATTGCAACGGGTGACGGTATTGCGATGGTTTACCGGGCTAAAGGTAAGGTGCGGAATATGGAGTTTATCCAGTTTCACCCCACATCGCTTTATAATCCCAAAGATTCGCCCGCTTTTCTTATTTCTGAAGCCGTTCGTGGTTTTGGTGGTATACTACGACGCGTAGACGGCGAATCGTTTATGGAGGAGTATGATGAACGTGGTTCGTTAGCTTCGCGCGATATTGTTGCGCGCGCGATAGACAATGAAATGAAAAAATCCGGTTTAGATTTTGTTTACCTCGATATTACGCACCGTAGTAAGGCAGATATTTTAGCGCATTTTCCAAATATCTATGAAAAGTGTCTATCTATAGGTTTAGATATGACCAGAGATTTTATCCCGGTTACGCCTGCTGCACACTACATATGTGGCGGTATTCAGGTAGATGACGTCGGGCGTACGTCTATCCGAAATCTTTACGCCTGTGGAGAATGTTCTTCTACCGGCTTGCATGGTGCTAATCGTTTGGCATCCAACTCTTTATTGGAAGCTGTTGTTTATGCACACCGTATTTATGAACATGCTGCCGCACTGTTTCCTACGTTGGCTTACGACGAAGAAATACCAGATTGGGATGAGTCCAAAGTGGAGTTATTAAATGAAGAGATTCTGGTAACACATAATTTGCGCGAAACGCAGAAATTAATGAGTGATTACGTAGGCATTGTTCGGTCTGATTTTCGCTTAGACCGCGCTATGCGTCGGCTTGGCTTTTTACATGAGGAAACCGAAGATTTTTACAAAAACACCAAACTATCTGTAAAACTATGTGAGCTCCGAAATGTTATTCAAGTGGCGTATTTGATTGTCAAATCCGCAACATTGCGTAAAGAAAGTCGGGGTTTGCATTTTACCACAGATTATCCCGATCGATCAGCTTCATTAACAGATACAATATTGTAA
- a CDS encoding acetoacetate--CoA ligase, protein MEEALWTPEESYISDSGIFAYQAYLSKAYNLSFTSYQSLHDWSIAHPDIFWESILKYFDVSYSGSYTDVFSWDKNAGDFTDVKWFPGMRLSYAAQLFKNRPADGIAVYYQDEQNNDQSVTWSTLEKRVAALQQYLRAQGVQRGDRVVGVLSNNIAAIEIFLAVNTLGAVWSCCSPDFGDKSIVERFNLIAPKLLFIESEYQYNGKQFDKQETLQVIKKEVNSLSNVVTVGGPDWMSIFDNYSKQPLTFDEVPFDHPIWILYSSGTTGTPKAITHRTGGMLLEHLKALVLHQNVKEGERFLWYTTTGWMMWNYALSSLLCGASLCLFDGAIQHNNHQTFWNFVKRVKVDHLGAGAAYYSSIHSLEIDDFQPKILGSTGSPLPAATFKKLQQKFPETQIISLSGGTDVCSAFLSGCAYLPVYAGEIQCITLGSDIVAINDEGVEVIDEVGELLIKQPMPSMPVFFWNDTDKEKYKASYFSAYPGRWSHGDWITIASHSGVTMHGRSDATLNRAGVRIGTAEIYNAVQQLESVRDSLVITQDQTDGSARMILFLQLKDAGTLADVQPKLIATLRRDYTARHVPDLFFEVPDIPYTRSGKKLEIPVKKIFSGKALSDAVSKDVVRNPDSLLAFSQIYEQLPVDNRP, encoded by the coding sequence ATGGAAGAAGCATTATGGACTCCTGAAGAATCGTACATCAGCGATTCAGGTATATTTGCTTATCAAGCTTATTTGTCGAAGGCGTATAACCTATCTTTTACCTCATACCAATCGCTCCACGATTGGTCGATTGCGCACCCAGATATTTTTTGGGAAAGTATATTGAAATATTTTGATGTATCTTATAGCGGTTCGTATACCGATGTATTTTCCTGGGACAAAAATGCAGGCGATTTTACGGATGTAAAATGGTTTCCCGGCATGCGGCTAAGTTATGCTGCACAGCTGTTTAAGAACCGGCCTGCAGATGGCATCGCTGTTTATTACCAGGACGAGCAGAATAACGATCAATCGGTAACCTGGTCTACCCTGGAAAAGCGTGTTGCCGCTTTACAGCAGTATTTGCGTGCACAAGGTGTGCAACGTGGTGATCGCGTTGTTGGCGTATTGTCAAACAATATAGCAGCTATCGAGATATTTCTGGCCGTCAATACGCTGGGCGCCGTATGGTCTTGCTGCTCACCCGATTTCGGTGATAAAAGTATCGTCGAACGGTTCAATCTCATCGCGCCTAAACTATTGTTTATCGAGTCGGAATACCAATATAACGGGAAGCAATTTGATAAGCAGGAAACTTTACAAGTTATTAAGAAAGAAGTTAATAGCCTGTCGAATGTTGTAACGGTAGGCGGACCGGACTGGATGTCTATTTTCGATAATTACAGCAAGCAGCCATTAACCTTTGATGAGGTACCTTTTGATCATCCTATATGGATTTTATATTCCTCTGGTACGACAGGCACGCCGAAAGCCATTACGCACCGCACGGGCGGTATGTTGTTGGAACATCTGAAAGCCTTAGTTTTGCACCAGAATGTAAAAGAAGGCGAACGATTTTTGTGGTATACCACGACAGGTTGGATGATGTGGAACTATGCGCTATCCAGTTTGTTATGTGGCGCTAGTCTTTGCTTATTTGATGGCGCTATACAACACAATAATCATCAAACATTTTGGAATTTTGTCAAGCGCGTTAAAGTCGACCATCTTGGTGCTGGTGCCGCCTATTATAGCAGTATTCATTCGCTTGAAATCGACGATTTTCAACCCAAAATTCTTGGCTCTACCGGATCACCTTTACCTGCTGCCACATTCAAAAAACTGCAACAAAAATTTCCCGAAACCCAAATTATATCACTTAGCGGTGGTACAGATGTTTGCAGCGCTTTTTTATCGGGCTGTGCATACTTGCCCGTGTATGCAGGCGAAATACAATGCATCACACTGGGATCTGATATTGTAGCGATAAATGATGAAGGCGTGGAAGTAATTGATGAAGTGGGCGAGCTGCTTATTAAGCAGCCTATGCCGTCTATGCCGGTTTTCTTTTGGAATGATACCGACAAAGAAAAATATAAAGCCAGTTACTTTAGCGCATATCCTGGTCGCTGGAGCCACGGCGACTGGATTACGATTGCGTCTCATAGCGGCGTGACGATGCACGGTCGCTCTGATGCTACATTAAACAGAGCCGGCGTACGGATCGGAACGGCGGAGATTTACAATGCGGTACAACAGTTGGAAAGTGTACGCGATAGTTTGGTTATTACGCAAGATCAAACAGATGGTAGTGCCAGGATGATTTTGTTTTTGCAGTTAAAAGATGCCGGAACACTGGCTGATGTGCAACCAAAATTGATTGCTACACTTCGACGGGATTATACAGCAAGGCATGTGCCTGATCTATTTTTTGAAGTACCAGATATACCTTATACGCGTAGTGGTAAGAAGTTGGAGATACCCGTGAAAAAGATATTTTCGGGTAAAGCGCTGTCAGATGCTGTCTCGAAAGATGTGGTCCGTAATCCCGATAGCTTGTTGGCCTTTAGCCAAATCTATGAACAATTACCTGTCGACAACAGACCTTAA